A window of Mucilaginibacter paludis DSM 18603 contains these coding sequences:
- a CDS encoding mechanosensitive ion channel family protein encodes MKHLLFLIIFCIASLSVFAQQDTARLKRDSLLNTELNNQSAKVQQLSAERLADSLRRLDLENQVTQLKSTDHLKRAALLQELAGIKRGDSLRLAKQKHQIDSLKHFVTGFAVAPFRDSLFYIFTRQGSFTPKDRAEAIVNRIRKLADDYNFKADSIKLSVSEQTMDILYKSNLLISVSEQDALWQNTSKEKLAAQLKTTIAKAVTDYRRETSWSTLVKEGLTALLVLVIVVLLIYGINRLFGLFLSRTKSEKSWYSNGIKIRNYELLNAEQELGALHFVIKAIKWVLVIVVVYLALPILFGIFPFTKDLSATLISYVTSPLKKIGLGIWNYIPNLITILVLVVIFRYVLKFFRYIKTEIERGRLTIPGFYADWANPTYQILRVLILAFMLIVIFPYMPGSDSPIFKGVSVFVGVLFTFGSAGALGNVVAGLVLTYMRAFRLGDRVKIGEVTGDIIARNLLVTRIRTIQNEIISIPNSTVMSNHTVNYSTDAQTNGLIIHTTVTIGYDAPWRQVHQLLIDAALATPMIDAEPTPYVLQTSLDDYYVSYRINAFTKQPNKQALIYSHLHQNIQDQFNQAGVEIMSPHYKALRDGNATTIPTEYLPKDYIAPPFKTQQTKDQ; translated from the coding sequence ATGAAACATCTCCTTTTTCTGATTATTTTTTGCATAGCTTCACTTTCAGTATTTGCTCAGCAGGACACGGCCCGGTTAAAGAGAGATTCGCTGCTCAACACGGAACTTAATAATCAGTCTGCCAAAGTTCAACAGTTGTCGGCAGAACGGCTGGCGGACTCGTTAAGGCGCTTAGACCTTGAAAATCAGGTAACTCAGCTCAAATCGACAGATCACCTGAAACGCGCAGCATTATTGCAGGAACTGGCGGGAATAAAACGCGGAGATTCTCTTCGCCTGGCGAAACAAAAACACCAGATTGATTCGTTAAAACACTTTGTTACCGGCTTTGCAGTAGCCCCCTTCCGCGATTCTTTATTCTATATTTTCACCCGGCAGGGAAGTTTCACACCGAAAGACCGCGCAGAAGCCATCGTTAACCGTATCCGCAAACTGGCCGATGATTATAATTTCAAAGCGGATTCAATAAAGCTATCCGTATCGGAACAAACGATGGATATCCTGTATAAAAGCAACTTGCTCATTTCCGTTTCGGAGCAGGATGCACTATGGCAAAATACCAGTAAAGAAAAATTGGCAGCCCAACTCAAAACTACCATCGCTAAAGCAGTGACAGATTACCGCCGGGAAACCAGTTGGTCAACACTGGTTAAAGAAGGCCTAACGGCCCTACTCGTGCTTGTGATTGTGGTTCTGCTTATTTACGGTATTAACCGTTTGTTCGGCTTATTCCTGTCGCGAACAAAATCAGAAAAATCGTGGTACTCCAATGGAATAAAGATCAGAAACTATGAGTTGTTGAATGCGGAACAAGAGCTTGGCGCACTTCACTTTGTAATTAAGGCTATTAAATGGGTTTTGGTTATTGTGGTGGTTTACCTGGCTCTGCCTATCCTGTTCGGTATCTTCCCTTTTACCAAAGACCTATCTGCAACATTAATCAGCTATGTAACCAGTCCGTTAAAAAAGATAGGCCTGGGGATATGGAACTATATCCCTAACCTGATCACCATCCTGGTACTGGTGGTAATCTTCCGTTATGTGCTTAAATTTTTCCGCTACATTAAAACAGAGATTGAACGAGGGCGGCTAACCATTCCCGGCTTTTATGCCGACTGGGCCAACCCAACGTACCAGATATTGCGGGTGCTCATCCTGGCCTTTATGCTTATCGTCATCTTCCCTTATATGCCGGGTTCCGATTCACCAATATTCAAGGGGGTATCCGTATTCGTGGGGGTACTGTTCACTTTTGGTTCAGCGGGCGCTTTAGGCAATGTTGTAGCCGGTTTAGTGCTCACCTATATGCGGGCTTTCCGCCTGGGCGACCGGGTTAAGATAGGCGAAGTAACCGGAGATATTATTGCACGTAACCTGCTTGTCACCAGGATCAGGACAATCCAAAACGAAATCATATCTATCCCTAATTCAACAGTGATGAGTAACCACACCGTCAACTACAGTACCGATGCGCAGACAAACGGCTTAATTATACATACCACCGTAACTATTGGCTATGATGCGCCCTGGCGGCAAGTACATCAATTACTGATAGACGCCGCTTTGGCAACACCGATGATAGATGCCGAACCTACCCCCTATGTGCTACAAACGAGCTTGGATGATTACTATGTGAGCTACCGCATTAACGCGTTTACTAAACAACCCAATAAACAAGCGCTTATCTACTCCCATTTACATCAGAATATCCAGGATCAGTTTAACCAGGCTGGTGTTGAAATTATGTCGCCGCATTATAAAGCCCTGAGGGATGGTAATGCTACCACTATTCCAACAGAATATTTACCAAAGGATTATATTGCTCCACCCTTTAAAACACAGCAGACTAAAGACCAATAA
- a CDS encoding TlpA family protein disulfide reductase, whose product MKLLLLIDLLDIKFQASRKITLFLCIMLSALLAIAQTPKTTYSGKITGYSGNMGFTTGKLIRNNVITGVNEMYVINIQPDGNFSLTFPLVRNEECWISFPFFNSWVYFEAGKNIVQDFNIADIPKVVSAFKGDAERVNNDMNKVRPVLMDYNWDKIYADIYQLTPEQYKSYFLKIQSSKLALIDSIAKQPGFDKIAWNLAVRNVKYGTASDLIHYNYTREAAYRMQNKLSFNNREPVLRPVTLKADYYDFLKTLKYNDPCAMVCYCYFEFMNRLMFMDLIYDSAGLLDYTKEIESLKSKDTSDANIKATIKIYQDMMSHKATKPGALEKARTGVLKGLIHADISLELDLMYLQPLANELNYKTDTLKDDSLAKIKSVLKHKFLMGDVVALNDKIKQNISNVKKQTSYADSQIPVNTTADSILSAILDRYKGKVVFIDFWATWCAPCIQSIQEIAPLKEELAQDKDIVFLYITDTSSPEKTYQAMMPHIKGEHYRLSQDQHNFLTGRFQINGIPHYVIVNKQGRVVDPDFKWHSNAEIKLKLQDLEK is encoded by the coding sequence ATGAAGCTGCTTTTATTAATTGATTTGCTGGATATTAAATTTCAAGCATCCAGGAAGATAACCCTCTTTTTGTGCATCATGCTATCCGCGCTACTGGCAATTGCACAAACCCCAAAAACTACTTACTCCGGTAAAATAACAGGCTACTCTGGCAATATGGGTTTCACAACCGGAAAACTCATCAGGAATAATGTAATAACCGGCGTCAATGAAATGTATGTTATCAATATCCAACCCGACGGCAACTTTTCTCTCACCTTTCCATTGGTTCGTAACGAGGAATGCTGGATAAGTTTTCCGTTTTTTAATAGTTGGGTATATTTTGAGGCTGGCAAAAACATTGTTCAGGACTTTAATATAGCAGATATTCCAAAGGTAGTATCTGCTTTTAAGGGAGATGCGGAAAGGGTTAATAATGATATGAACAAAGTTAGGCCAGTTTTAATGGATTACAATTGGGATAAAATTTATGCCGACATCTATCAGCTTACTCCCGAGCAATACAAATCCTACTTTTTAAAAATTCAGTCCAGCAAACTGGCGTTGATAGATAGTATAGCAAAACAACCGGGATTTGATAAAATTGCCTGGAATCTGGCTGTGCGAAATGTTAAATATGGTACCGCCAGCGACCTGATACACTATAATTATACAAGAGAGGCTGCTTATCGTATGCAGAACAAATTATCGTTTAATAATCGGGAACCAGTACTTCGCCCGGTAACGCTTAAGGCAGATTATTACGATTTTTTAAAAACACTAAAGTATAACGATCCATGCGCCATGGTATGTTATTGCTATTTTGAGTTTATGAACAGGCTAATGTTTATGGACCTGATTTATGACAGCGCAGGTTTGCTTGATTACACCAAAGAAATAGAATCTCTTAAAAGTAAAGATACATCTGATGCTAATATCAAAGCTACCATAAAAATATATCAGGATATGATGAGCCACAAAGCAACTAAACCAGGGGCATTAGAGAAAGCGCGGACTGGTGTATTGAAGGGCTTAATACATGCCGATATTTCGCTGGAACTGGACCTGATGTATCTGCAACCTTTAGCAAATGAGTTGAATTACAAAACTGATACTTTAAAGGATGATTCCCTTGCTAAAATAAAGTCTGTCCTCAAGCATAAATTCCTGATGGGTGATGTGGTGGCGCTGAACGATAAAATTAAGCAAAACATCAGCAATGTTAAAAAACAAACAAGCTACGCCGACAGCCAGATACCGGTAAATACAACTGCCGATAGTATTTTGAGCGCTATACTTGATAGGTATAAAGGCAAAGTGGTTTTTATTGATTTTTGGGCAACCTGGTGTGCTCCTTGTATACAGAGTATACAAGAAATAGCCCCGCTAAAAGAAGAATTGGCGCAGGATAAAGACATTGTGTTTTTGTACATTACTGATACATCTTCGCCCGAAAAAACCTACCAAGCAATGATGCCCCATATTAAGGGTGAGCATTATAGATTATCACAAGATCAACACAATTTTTTAACGGGCCGGTTTCAAATTAATGGTATACCGCACTATGTAATTGTAAATAAACAAGGGAGGGTAGTAGACCCCGATTTTAAATGGCATAGCAATGCAGAAATAAAGCTTAAATTACAAGATCTGGAAAAATGA
- a CDS encoding Rpn family recombination-promoting nuclease/putative transposase, giving the protein MKRNHDILWKGALEDLFDDFLRFFYPEAENLFNLDQGFEYLDKELDQLFPPQAGDPAPRYVDKLVKVFTKSGGEEWVLIHIEVQSYTDQNFAQRMFQYYYRILDQYHKPITAFAIFADTNKNFHPKQYEREFLGTRVLYSYNTFKIIDQDDMLLQESENPFAMVVSSAKLALSRGLLQDEQLFNQAYELARRLLDKQIPKDKIRKVMNFLRYYLSFENPDMFAKFEKEIAILTERSETMGLEELLLAEAKKEGKLEGKLEGKLEGKLEGKLEGKHEEAVIIARELKKEGLSNEFISRTTKLPIEQIEKL; this is encoded by the coding sequence ATGAAAAGAAACCATGATATATTATGGAAGGGAGCGTTAGAAGATCTATTTGATGATTTTCTTCGTTTTTTTTATCCTGAAGCCGAGAACCTGTTTAATCTTGATCAAGGTTTTGAATACCTGGATAAAGAACTCGACCAGCTTTTTCCGCCGCAAGCAGGTGACCCTGCTCCCCGCTATGTTGATAAACTGGTTAAAGTTTTCACCAAAAGCGGTGGCGAAGAATGGGTTTTGATTCACATCGAAGTCCAATCCTATACCGATCAGAATTTTGCGCAGCGCATGTTTCAGTATTATTACAGGATACTCGACCAGTACCATAAACCCATCACAGCATTTGCCATTTTTGCCGATACAAATAAAAACTTTCATCCTAAACAATACGAACGGGAGTTTTTAGGCACAAGGGTTTTATACAGCTACAATACCTTTAAGATTATCGATCAGGATGATATGCTATTGCAGGAAAGTGAAAATCCATTTGCTATGGTGGTATCGTCGGCAAAGCTGGCGTTATCCCGCGGCTTATTGCAAGACGAGCAGCTTTTCAATCAGGCGTACGAACTTGCCCGCAGGTTATTGGATAAACAGATACCTAAAGATAAGATACGCAAGGTGATGAACTTTTTGAGGTATTACCTGAGTTTTGAAAATCCGGATATGTTTGCTAAATTTGAGAAAGAGATTGCTATACTAACAGAAAGGAGCGAGACTATGGGCTTAGAAGAGCTTTTATTGGCCGAAGCAAAGAAAGAAGGCAAACTTGAAGGTAAACTTGAGGGTAAGCTTGAAGGTAAACTTGAAGGTAAACTTGAGGGTAAACACGAAGAAGCTGTGATAATTGCCCGTGAACTAAAAAAGGAAGGCTTGTCAAATGAATTTATTTCAAGGACCACTAAGCTTCCTATCGAGCAAATTGAGAAGTTATAA
- a CDS encoding TolC family protein, which yields MLHLKKYSYVAMLLLLVAPAVQAQQALPPLSLKALLQRVDQKAPALIADSAAINIRRAQATETRNNWLPNLKLNYQADIGTNNNTAGPYFGFGIIPSNSRGVRTDNNTNAVLTNLGIAALDWEVYNFGAYTAQNKVAKSDIQVEQNHFAQSKYQLQAYAIGYYMQLMRLQDYLAIQVRNIQRTSQIRRSIESLAKSGIRPGVDTSIAAAELSKARLNYIELDNQLKQVQLQLSAISGLPYQAIIPDTSAEKRLIDGVTLSMLPSADTANHPLISYYKSLLQNSFQREELVKKQYNPKILLEAAAWGRGASVDANDQFNALSSGFGFNRDNYLVGVGISYNLFDLRRRHLKLRTQQAETDYARRSLDEQRSLLNLGISQADVELTTAKQRLVEIPNQLRAANAGYRQKLSLYNSGLTDIIDLNAALNILYRAETDYAQAKFDYTSALFQKAVTGNQLSTVLNLLN from the coding sequence ATGCTACATCTTAAAAAATATAGCTATGTGGCTATGTTGTTGCTGCTCGTGGCACCTGCCGTGCAAGCTCAACAAGCCTTACCGCCGCTCAGTTTAAAAGCACTGCTTCAGCGGGTAGATCAGAAAGCCCCTGCACTTATAGCTGATTCTGCCGCTATCAATATCCGCAGGGCCCAGGCTACCGAAACCCGCAACAACTGGCTGCCAAATTTAAAACTCAATTACCAAGCCGATATCGGTACCAATAACAATACCGCAGGGCCCTACTTCGGCTTCGGCATTATACCCTCTAACTCGCGCGGTGTACGTACCGATAACAATACCAACGCGGTATTAACCAACCTGGGTATCGCCGCATTAGATTGGGAGGTTTACAACTTTGGCGCTTATACCGCGCAAAACAAAGTTGCAAAATCGGATATCCAGGTAGAACAAAACCACTTTGCGCAAAGTAAATACCAGTTACAGGCTTATGCCATTGGCTACTACATGCAGCTGATGCGTTTGCAGGATTATTTGGCCATCCAGGTACGCAATATCCAGCGCACCTCCCAGATCCGTCGATCAATAGAATCATTAGCCAAAAGCGGCATCCGCCCTGGCGTAGATACCAGCATTGCCGCAGCAGAACTATCTAAGGCACGGTTGAATTATATTGAATTGGATAACCAGCTTAAACAAGTACAACTACAGCTTTCGGCCATAAGCGGCCTACCTTACCAGGCCATTATTCCGGATACATCGGCAGAAAAACGCCTGATAGACGGCGTAACCTTGTCCATGCTGCCCAGTGCGGATACAGCCAATCACCCGTTGATCAGTTATTATAAATCGCTTTTACAAAACAGCTTCCAACGCGAGGAACTGGTTAAAAAACAGTACAACCCTAAAATACTATTGGAAGCTGCCGCCTGGGGCCGAGGGGCAAGTGTTGATGCCAACGACCAGTTCAATGCCTTATCTTCTGGCTTTGGTTTCAATAGGGACAACTATTTAGTTGGTGTAGGCATTTCATACAACCTGTTTGACCTGCGCCGAAGGCATCTCAAGTTGCGCACGCAGCAGGCGGAAACAGATTATGCCCGCCGTAGCCTCGACGAACAGCGATCTCTACTTAATTTAGGTATTAGCCAGGCCGATGTGGAACTCACTACCGCCAAACAACGGCTGGTAGAAATACCTAATCAACTGAGGGCGGCTAATGCCGGATACAGGCAGAAGCTGTCCCTATACAACAGTGGCCTTACCGATATTATTGATTTGAATGCTGCCCTTAATATTTTATACCGTGCAGAAACGGACTACGCGCAGGCAAAGTTCGACTACACCAGCGCCTTATTCCAAAAAGCAGTTACCGGCAATCAGCTTAGTACAGTTTTAAACCTTTTAAATTAA